The Bernardetia sp. ABR2-2B DNA window AGACATGAAAATTGTTCTTTTTGATGATACACCTCTTCACAAAGAAAACTTTATCAAATTAGTAGAAGACGGAACGTATGACGGAACAATTTTTCATAGAGTAATAAAAGGGTTTATGATTCAAGGTGGCGACCCGTTTAGTAAAGATATTTCGAAAGACCCTAGAGAATATGGAACTGGAGGACCTGGCTATACAATTCCTGCCGAAATCAAAGATAATCATGTACATCGTAAAGGTGCAGTTGCAGCAGCAAGAATGGGAGATAATGTAAATCCAAAAAGAGAATCTAGTGGTTCGCAGTTTTATATCGTAGAAAAAGATAACGGCGCAAATCATCTTGACGGACAATATACTGTCTTTGGTCAAGTGATTGACGGATTAGACGTAATTGATAGTGTAGCACAACAAAAAACGCAATATCCTGACCGTCCAGTAGAAAAAATCGTAGTAAATTTTAAAGTAGAACAAATTTCTAAGGAAAAAATTACGGAAGAATACGGCTATAAATATCCTGAAACAAAAGAGGAAAAATAGTCATTCTTAGTAGTAAAAGGTAAAATGATTAATGAAGAAATTCAACCATTCTTTGTTAATCATTTTTTTTGTGAAAATGAATATTAATATAAGACAGAATCCAAAATCTGTTGCAAGTTTTCCTTTGGTTCTATTTTTATCCACTCACAAAATTCTTTCAAAAAATCTTTTTGTGTTCCTCCATTTTCTCTAAAGTGCTTTACTGAAAAAGAATTATATTTACTTCCTGCTGATTTAGAAATCTTATTTTTATCTTTATCTGTTAGTAAATCGTGATGTAAAAAAGTAGTTTCTAAAAAAGAATTTTTGTCTAAAATTTCTGCTAAAAAAAGCTGTGCAGCTGTTGAATGTATCAAATCTTTTCCTCTGACGACAAAATTAATATTCATTCTAACATCATCTATCAAAGAAGCGAGTTGATAGGCTGGTAGTTTTTTGTCTTTTTGAGCTTTTTTCTGAACAATAAAAAAAGGTAGTGTAGTTGATATATTAATCTCTAAATTATCTCTATTACAATCATTTATTTGTATAGTTTTTTTATCAAAATAATCTGTATTTATTCGGAGAGCAGACTTTTTCTGACTTTTTAAGTCCAAATTTGACTTATTCAAGCAAAAACCATCATAATTAGCAGATAAAATTTGATTTTCAAAGTTTCTAGTTTTAACTTTTGAACGAGAGCAAAAACACTCAAAAACAGCCTTTTTATCTTTAAGATTTTCAATTTCTTTTAGATAAATATCTAAAAAGTGATGTTGTGAGTAACTTTTTTCAAAGTCATTGGGGTTCTTTGCTCCTTTATCCCAATCTATTCCTAAAAAATCAAGTGTTGTGAAAATATCTTTTACATACTCTGGTCGTTTTCTAGCTTTATCAATATCATCGATGCGTAAAGTAAGCGTTCCTCCTGTTTTTCTTACCAAAATCCACGTCAAAAGGAAAGAAAAAGCATTACCTTTGTGTAAAAAACCAGAAGGAGTGGGCGCAATTCTTGAATGAATCGGATGTTGAATAGAATTTAAGACTGATTTGATTTTTGAATGGTTCATACTAGTTTGTGCGTTCAGTTTAGCTTCGCTGAGGACTTCGTCGTTCTTAGAACTGAATGAAACGCTTCCTCAGAAGCGTGTTTCTTTTTTGTTAATCACGCTTTTGAGAAAGCGTAAGTTCGTTTCTGAGGAAACGAATACACTATGCAAATTTATGATAAAAATATTAGCTATTGAGTCAAGTTGTGATGAAACTTCGGCTTCTGTAATTATAGATGGAAAGGTAAAAAGTAATTTGATTGCGACACAAGAAATTCATCGTTCTTATGGTGGTGTTGTGCCAGAACTTGCATCACGAGCGCATCAACAAAATATTGTTCCTGTTGTGATGGAAGCTTTAAAAAAAGCTCAAATTACGACAAAAGATTTAGATGCTATTGCTTTTACTCGTGGGCCTGGGCTTTTGGGTGCGTTAATCGTTGGGACAGCTTTTGCAAAATCGTTGGCGTTGAGTTTGGAAATTCCACTCATTGAAGTTAATCATATGCAGGCACACGTTTTGGCTCATTTTATTGATGAACCAACTCCTAAATTTCCGTTTTTGTGTTTGACAGTTTCAGGTGGACATACACAGGTTGTTTTGGTAAAAGATTATTTAGACATGGAAGTCATCGGAACGACACAAGATGATGCCGTTGGAGAAGCATTTGACAAAACAGCTAAAATGTTAGGTTTACCTTATCCGGGGGGAGTTGAGATTGATAAATTAGCCCAAAAAGGAATCGTTCAAGACTATGGATTGCCAAAAGTAGATTTGCCGAATCTTGATTTTTCATTTTCTGGACTCAAAACAGCCATTCTTTATTTTATCAGAAAGCAGGAGCAGAAAAACCCAAATTTTATCAAAGAAAACATCAATGATATTTGTGCAACAATTCAACACACACTGATCGAAACGCTTTTGAGAAAAATTATTCAAGCTGCCGAGCAAAAAGGAATAAATCAAATTGCAATTGCTGGAGGAGTTTCTGCCAATTCAGAACTTAGAAAAAGAATGACAGAGTTAGGACAAGAAAAAGAGTGGGATATTTTTATTCCTAAAATGGAATATTGCACTGATAATGCTGCCATGATTGCGATGGCTGCTCACTATAAATTTTTGAAAAAAGAGTTTAGTAGTCAAACAGTTGCACCACTTTCAAGAATGAGTTTTTAGAAAAAGGCGTTATATCCAATTAAAAGTAACTTTGAAAACCCTAAGAATCTTTAAGAATCTTAGGGTTTGAGCATAAAGTACAGTTTCTTAAACTACAAAAAGCATAACGACAGCCATCGCTACCATTGACAAATCTTCAATAATCGTAACGGTACTCATCGGCAGATTGAAAACATCTCCCAAACAAGCACATTTAATTTTCTTTTGGTCTAGGTTACTTTTTATCACTCCAATACTACTAATTCCCAAAATGATAATCGTAATTAGATTGACATAAAAAGGAAACATATTGATAAGATAAGCAATACCTAAAGCAAGTTCTACAAATGGATAAATCAATCCCCATCCTTTCCATTTTGCTGCTACAATATCATACATTTGATAAGAATTGGCAAAACCTTCCAAATTCAATAGCTTGAAAAAGGCAAAGACAATAAAAAATCCAGCCATAAAATGACGCATCAAAAGCATTCCAGAAAAATCAGCAAACGGATATTGAACCAAAATACTCACTCCTAAAATAAAACCCACAATCAGAAAGAGAGGTTTGTAAGTAGAAAATGATTTTGTTGGTAAATTTATCTCTTCATTTTTCGAAACTGCATTCGAATTAGCCTTTACTTCTTCAAAAGTTATCTTATCAGTCTTATTTTTTTCTGTAATGATATAATTTCCTATTTCAGATAGCTTTTCTTGTAATACAGAAGTCGGAATATTCTCTTCAAAATAAAGTTTTCCATCAGAATTTTCTACACTTACTTCTGCCTTTTCTATTTGTGGGAATGTTTCTAAAGTTTTTTTTACTTTGGCTTCACAGCCTTTACAAGTCATTCCTTGAATGTTGTATTCTTTTTTATTTATTTGAGTTTGTTCTAGTGTTTTCATAGTGGTTATTATGTTTATCATTTTTAAACCCTAAGGGTCTTCAGCGACTCTTAGGGTTTGGGAATAAAAATTAAGCTGCCATTTTGTGACATTCTTCGGCGCATTTACGACAAGATTCTGCACATTTTTTACAATGGTCGTGGTCGTGTTGTTCACACTCTTTGGCACACCATTCACAAATTTCTGCACAAATTTTACAGTATTCTTTTGCCCACTTGCTATCATTTGCCATCGCTTTTATACACACTAAACACGAATCAACACATTCGATACAACAACGAGGGCAGTCGTTCATACTTTCTTTTGTTGCCATTTGATACAAACAGCTTTGACAGTCGATAAGACATTGTTGGCAGGCTTCAATACATGATTGATATTTTGAATTACTCATAATTTTTAGGGTTTTGAGTTAAAAAAAATTAGATTAAAAAATAATTATTCTACTACATTAAGCAACTTTTTCATTTCTGCAATTTCTCTTTCTTGTGCTTTGATAATTTCTATTGAAAGCTCCTTTACTTCTGCATTTTTGAAGTCGGTATTTTCACTAACCAAAATAGCCGAAGAGTGGTGAGGAATCATGGCTTTCATGTATTGTTCATCGTCAATAAAGGTTTGAGTTCTCAAAAAAAGCAAAGCCGAAATGAAAATAGAAACACTCAAAAAGACAATTCCAACATTTAGTTTTTTGTCTTTATACATATCACTCATAAAAAATAATTTCAAAACTGCCATAGGCGAAACCATCAATAAAGTCATATACAAACGAGTATTGCTCAAATAAATATGGTTGAGTTCTGCCACATTCAAAAACATTACGCCATACATAATGACAAATGAAATGGTCAGCATCAAAGCAAATTTGATATAGGGTTTATAAGAATGATTTTGCATAAAAAAAAGAAGTTTAAAAAATAGAATAATAGGTTTCTATCTTCATAAACGGCACGAAAGGCGTTCTGTTTTCATAATTTTGAGAACTTTTCTAAAATAGAATACACAATCTCCTAAGTCTAAACTCTAGTTTATGTATTCTATACTCAATAGAAATTGGTTTTGGAAAATTGGACGTAAAAATTGGCAACTAGGAGTGTTTCCAGTTCATCTATATAATCGTCGATATGTTGAAAAAATGCAAGGACGTTTGTCCTAAACTTCTCAAAGGTCTCATAGTAATTGTAATCAATAACTTTTTTTCTCATAAATTTAGCTTCGCTGATTTAACAATTCCAAAGCCTTTCAATCAAGTTTAGATTAGGTGAATAAGTAGGTAAATAGATGAGTTCTATTTTAGAGCCATATGTCCAATCCTGAACGAGATAGGATAGTGTCATTATGTCTTAGCTTATACCTCTCAGTTGGAGAAAGACCTTTTAGTAGAAGAAAATATTGATAAATTCAAATCTAATATTGCCCGATATTCATTAATCTATTGTTCAAGTGAAATGCGTTCAAATTATTACAATTTATATATCCACCAAATCAGAAGAGATTAACTTTCATACAAGCAGATATTATTTTGAAACCAATTTTAATCACTCAAAGACTCCCAACTCTCTTCTTCATTTAGCATTTGACTAAGCCAATCTTTAACGGTTACGCCACCTATTTCAAAATCAAACCGTCTAAGAAGGAAAGTATGGTCGTTGCCGTCTGCTATTAGACTTCCAAATCGGTTGGGGAAAGCTGTGTTGAGTTCAGAAGTTGCTTCTAAAAGTTGTGTTTCAAAAGCTGCTGCTCCTCCTGTTGTAATGGCAGCAAAAGTAGAATCTCGTTTCGAACTAATGTATGCCAAGCGAATATTAGGGTCTTGATTGAGTTGGTATTTGTGGTAATCTGTCAAGTTTCCATCTGTTCCTATACACTCTGTACAACTTGCAGGAAAAAAAGCACTAGCATTCCAGTATTCAATCAAAGTTTCCATTCCTCCAGTATCTAAAATTCCCAGTCCAGAATCATTTATGATTTCAATTTTTGTATTAGGATAAAGTTTTCGTACTAAAGGCAAAGCAGCATGAACAGCAAAACCTCCTGCACTATTTCCTGCCAATACAATTTTATTTGGCGAAGGATATTTCTTAAAAATCACATCAAATGAAGCCGATAAATTCTGAATACCTTTAAAAAATCTATCATTTACACCATCTCCATCACTATCTACTTCATTATCGCCCATCATAGAAGAGCCATCACAATACGGTACATAACCCACATTGTAGTTTGCAGTAGGATTTTGAGAGTCAGAAGGGCTTAGTATTCCAAATGGAATAAGTGGTATAGGAGTTGGTATGGCTGCACAAGCTACTGGGCTACAAAATCCTCCTCCTTGCAAAAAAATCAATAGGTTATCACTACTTCCATCTCTTGTAAACATTGAAAACTCATTGCCTGTAAAACAGACAGGACCATCTACGCTACTAAAAGTATGTTCAGTAACTGCTCCAGTTGTTGTAGAAGATATTGGAGTGATAGTGCCTAAATACCTATCTATTCCTTGGTCGTAAAGCTCTTGAAAAGGGAGTGGCTCATTCGGCTCAGTATCAGATGAGTTTTTGTCTTTGTCTGAACAGCTCATTAGAAAAGCTAGTAGAATTACTGTAAGGATTGTAATAAAACCTATTTTTGGACGTGTCATAGTTTTTCATTTTTTGTAATGTCAAGAGTTTTTTCAATTAATTCAGAGTTCTGTATTCACTTGGACTGTATCCAGTTTTTGATTTGAATAGATTACTAAAGTGTTGTGGATACTCAAATCCTAGTCCATAACCAATTTCACTAATTGAATCAGAGGAACTCAAAAGTTTGTTTTTGGCTTTTTCTATGATGAATAAATGAATATGCTCTTGGGCTGTTTTTCCTGTTTCCTTTTTTAATAAATCACTTAGATAATTAGGTGAAAGGTTGAGCTTACTAGCACAGAATTTTACGTTTGGAATACTGATTTCATAATCATCTTTACCGTCGTAGTATTTTTTCAAAATACTTTCAAACTTTGAAATAACATCTACATTCAGATTAGAACGAGTATAAAACTGACGGTCATAAAACCTAGTACAGTAATCTAAAAGCAATTCTATATTTGAAATAATCAGATTTTGACTATGTCTATCCAAGTTTTGGCTGTATTCTGTGATTATTTTTTCTAAAAGTTCTTCAATGGTTTTCTTTTCATCTTCGGAAAGATGCAGAGCTTCATTGACATCATAATTGAAAAAGGAATATTCTTGAATTTTGGTTGCTAGATTTGATTTTCTGATTAAGTCTGGATGAAAAGCAAGTGTCCAACCTTCATTGGTTGTATTGTCTGTTGGCATTTCTCCTTCAAAAATAGTTACCTGTCCTGGAGAAGTAAAAACTAAAGTTCCTTCTTCATAATCATAAGAGTTTTTTCCGTAAAATAGATTGCCACAACCTAAATGTTTTAAAGTAATTTGGTACAGGTTATTAATTACTTTTAGCCCTGTAAAATTAACTACTGGTTTATAATCTTTAGTTTGTACTACTGAAACTAAAGGATGCTTCGGCTTCGGTAGTCCAACAGCTTCATGAGCTTGGCTGATTGAATTTATTTCATAGTGTTCCATATGTTTATTTTTTAGTGAGAAATAAGTTGAAGACTATACTACTAGACATTTTTACTAAATAGGTCAATCCCAAAACGCAGACCGTCTATTAAAAACTAAAGATTTGACTACAAACGGTCTGCTCTACGAAACTTACCTATATGAAAATAAAGAGTCAATCTTTTTTGTCTAGTAGTAGAGTTAAAGGCTTATTTCATTCTTTAAAGTATGATATTTACAGTCCTAGCATTTGTTTTTGTGTGGCAAAAAACTCTTCATCAGTCATTTTATCTCTTGCACCCAACAATTGCTCACAATCTGCACCAGCTCTATAACGTAGTTTGTCTGAATCATCTGTTGCAGCTTCGAAGATAGCTTCAGCGATTTGTTCTGGCTTTGTCATAGTTTCAGGATTCATTGATTGAGCCATAGCAGTCATAAAGTTGTTCACAAATTCATTGTATTCAGTAAGCTCTTGGTCGTGTTGCATATCCAATGACCTGCCTCCAAAATCAGTTGCTACGCCTCCCGGTTCAATCACTTTCACTTTTACACCAATTTGTGCCATTTCCCATCGTAACGATTCAGAAAATCCTTCAACAGCCCATTTTGTAGAATGATATAAGGGCATTAATGGAAAAGTCATTCTTCCACCCACAGAAGAAATATTGATAAACATTCCGTCTTTATTTTTTCTAAAATGAGGTAGTGCC harbors:
- a CDS encoding heavy metal-associated domain-containing protein, which produces MKTLEQTQINKKEYNIQGMTCKGCEAKVKKTLETFPQIEKAEVSVENSDGKLYFEENIPTSVLQEKLSEIGNYIITEKNKTDKITFEEVKANSNAVSKNEEINLPTKSFSTYKPLFLIVGFILGVSILVQYPFADFSGMLLMRHFMAGFFIVFAFFKLLNLEGFANSYQMYDIVAAKWKGWGLIYPFVELALGIAYLINMFPFYVNLITIIILGISSIGVIKSNLDQKKIKCACLGDVFNLPMSTVTIIEDLSMVAMAVVMLFVV
- a CDS encoding DUF305 domain-containing protein produces the protein MQNHSYKPYIKFALMLTISFVIMYGVMFLNVAELNHIYLSNTRLYMTLLMVSPMAVLKLFFMSDMYKDKKLNVGIVFLSVSIFISALLFLRTQTFIDDEQYMKAMIPHHSSAILVSENTDFKNAEVKELSIEIIKAQEREIAEMKKLLNVVE
- a CDS encoding pectin acetylesterase-family hydrolase, whose translation is MTRPKIGFITILTVILLAFLMSCSDKDKNSSDTEPNEPLPFQELYDQGIDRYLGTITPISSTTTGAVTEHTFSSVDGPVCFTGNEFSMFTRDGSSDNLLIFLQGGGFCSPVACAAIPTPIPLIPFGILSPSDSQNPTANYNVGYVPYCDGSSMMGDNEVDSDGDGVNDRFFKGIQNLSASFDVIFKKYPSPNKIVLAGNSAGGFAVHAALPLVRKLYPNTKIEIINDSGLGILDTGGMETLIEYWNASAFFPASCTECIGTDGNLTDYHKYQLNQDPNIRLAYISSKRDSTFAAITTGGAAAFETQLLEATSELNTAFPNRFGSLIADGNDHTFLLRRFDFEIGGVTVKDWLSQMLNEEESWESLSD
- a CDS encoding four-helix bundle copper-binding protein, with protein sequence MSNSKYQSCIEACQQCLIDCQSCLYQMATKESMNDCPRCCIECVDSCLVCIKAMANDSKWAKEYCKICAEICEWCAKECEQHDHDHCKKCAESCRKCAEECHKMAA
- a CDS encoding SDR family oxidoreductase, with the translated sequence MNKTILITGTSSGIGRATAKLFQKKGWNVIATMRSPEKESELNVLENTFVTKLDVLELDTIKSAIKEGIEKFGKIDVVLNNAGYGLMGTFESAKRESIMRQFAVNVQGLFDVTQQALPHFRKNKDGMFINISSVGGRMTFPLMPLYHSTKWAVEGFSESLRWEMAQIGVKVKVIEPGGVATDFGGRSLDMQHDQELTEYNEFVNNFMTAMAQSMNPETMTKPEQIAEAIFEAATDDSDKLRYRAGADCEQLLGARDKMTDEEFFATQKQMLGL
- the tsaD gene encoding tRNA (adenosine(37)-N6)-threonylcarbamoyltransferase complex transferase subunit TsaD is translated as MIKILAIESSCDETSASVIIDGKVKSNLIATQEIHRSYGGVVPELASRAHQQNIVPVVMEALKKAQITTKDLDAIAFTRGPGLLGALIVGTAFAKSLALSLEIPLIEVNHMQAHVLAHFIDEPTPKFPFLCLTVSGGHTQVVLVKDYLDMEVIGTTQDDAVGEAFDKTAKMLGLPYPGGVEIDKLAQKGIVQDYGLPKVDLPNLDFSFSGLKTAILYFIRKQEQKNPNFIKENINDICATIQHTLIETLLRKIIQAAEQKGINQIAIAGGVSANSELRKRMTELGQEKEWDIFIPKMEYCTDNAAMIAMAAHYKFLKKEFSSQTVAPLSRMSF
- a CDS encoding peptidylprolyl isomerase, which translates into the protein MKKNNLIHLLFSFILISTLMSSKCSPDKDQVVTLSTKFGDMKIVLFDDTPLHKENFIKLVEDGTYDGTIFHRVIKGFMIQGGDPFSKDISKDPREYGTGGPGYTIPAEIKDNHVHRKGAVAAARMGDNVNPKRESSGSQFYIVEKDNGANHLDGQYTVFGQVIDGLDVIDSVAQQKTQYPDRPVEKIVVNFKVEQISKEKITEEYGYKYPETKEEK
- a CDS encoding helix-turn-helix domain-containing protein — encoded protein: MEHYEINSISQAHEAVGLPKPKHPLVSVVQTKDYKPVVNFTGLKVINNLYQITLKHLGCGNLFYGKNSYDYEEGTLVFTSPGQVTIFEGEMPTDNTTNEGWTLAFHPDLIRKSNLATKIQEYSFFNYDVNEALHLSEDEKKTIEELLEKIITEYSQNLDRHSQNLIISNIELLLDYCTRFYDRQFYTRSNLNVDVISKFESILKKYYDGKDDYEISIPNVKFCASKLNLSPNYLSDLLKKETGKTAQEHIHLFIIEKAKNKLLSSSDSISEIGYGLGFEYPQHFSNLFKSKTGYSPSEYRTLN
- a CDS encoding glutamate--tRNA ligase family protein, coding for MNHSKIKSVLNSIQHPIHSRIAPTPSGFLHKGNAFSFLLTWILVRKTGGTLTLRIDDIDKARKRPEYVKDIFTTLDFLGIDWDKGAKNPNDFEKSYSQHHFLDIYLKEIENLKDKKAVFECFCSRSKVKTRNFENQILSANYDGFCLNKSNLDLKSQKKSALRINTDYFDKKTIQINDCNRDNLEINISTTLPFFIVQKKAQKDKKLPAYQLASLIDDVRMNINFVVRGKDLIHSTAAQLFLAEILDKNSFLETTFLHHDLLTDKDKNKISKSAGSKYNSFSVKHFRENGGTQKDFLKEFCEWIKIEPKENLQQILDSVLY